In one Serinus canaria isolate serCan28SL12 chromosome 2, serCan2020, whole genome shotgun sequence genomic region, the following are encoded:
- the LOC103818934 gene encoding ovalbumin-related protein Y-like isoform X1 — MGSISAANAEFCFDVFKEVKLHRSNDNVLFSSLSMLSTLALVYMGARGKTQSQMEKVLHFDNVTGDRDISDSQCGTAEYIHKTFKDLVSDISRQNATNSLRITDRLYIEKTYPILQEYIKCAKKFYKAELEEVDFKTAAEEARQLINSWVEKETDGRIHNFLVSDSVDLNTALVFVNVIYFKGLWKTAFKEEDTREEPFNVTEQESRPVQMMRQNNTFRVGRVAEDKIKVLELPYTSGELSLLVLLPDDVSGLAQLENKISYDKLLEWTSPRVMEKKRVKVYLPRMKIEEKYNLTSVLISLGMTDLFSPSANLSGISSAESLRVSEAIHEAYMEVTEEGTEAGGSEVVTGDIQHSSEFEEFRADHPFLFLVKHNPSDMILIFGRFCSP, encoded by the exons ATGGGCTCCATCAGTGCAgcaaatgcagaattttgttTTGACGTATTCAAGGAGGTGAAATTGCACCGCAGCAATGACAATGtgctcttttcctccctgagcATGCTTTCAACCCTGGCCCTGGTGTATATGGGAGCAAGGGGTAAGACTCAATCCCAGATGGAGAAG GTTCTTCACTTTGATAATGTTACTGGAGATAGAGACATTTCTGACTCTCAG TGTGGCACTGCTGAGTACATCCACAAAACATTCAAGGATCTCGTCTCAGACATCAGCAGGCAAAATGCTACTAATTCACTCAGGATTACTGACAGACTCTACATTGAGAAAACATACCCTATTCTTCAG GAATACATAAAGTGTGCAAAGAAATTCtacaaagcagagctggaagaagTTGACTtcaaaacagctgcagaagaagCCAGACAGCTCATCAATTCCTGGGTGGAGAAAGAGACAGACG GACGGATCCACAACTTCCTGGTGTCAGACTCTGTTGATCTCAATACTGCGCTGGTCTTTGTGAATGTCATTTACTTCAAAGGGCTAtggaaaactgcatttaaagaaGAAGACACTCGGGAAGAGCCTTTCAATGTGACTGAG CAAGAGAGCAGACCTGTGCAAATGATGCGTCAGAACAACACCTTCAGAGTGGGAAGAGTGGCTGAAGATAAAATTAAGGTTCTGGAGCTTCCGTACACCAGTGGAGAGCTGAGCctgttggtgctgctgcctgatgACGTCTCTGGCCTGGCACAG CTTGAGAACAAAATCAGCTATGATAAACTCCTGGAATGGACCAGTCCCAGGGTGATGGAAAAGAAGAGAGTAAAAGTGTACCTCCCACGCATGAAGATTGAGGAGAAATATAACCTCACATCTGTCCTGATATCCTTGGGCATGACTGACCTGTTCAGCCCCTCAGCCAACCTCTCTGGCATCTCTTCAGCAGAGAGCCTGAGGGTATCTGAGGCCATCCACGAGGCATACATGGAAGTCACTGAAGAGGGCACTGAGGCAGGTGGCTCAGAGGTTGTGACTGGAGACATCCAACATTCCTCTGAGTTTGAAGAGTTTAGGGCTGACCACCCATTCCTTTTCTTGGTCAAGCACAATCCAAGCGACATGATACTCATCTTTGGTAGATTTTGTTCTCCCTAA
- the LOC103818934 gene encoding ovalbumin-related protein Y-like isoform X2, protein MGSISAANAEFCFDVFKEVKLHRSNDNVLFSSLSMLSTLALVYMGARGKTQSQMEKVLHFDNVTGDRDISDSQVEKPQCGTAEYIHKTFKDLVSDISRQNATNSLRITDRLYIEKTYPILQEYIKCAKKFYKAELEEVDFKTAAEEARQLINSWVEKETDGRIHNFLVSDSVDLNTALVFVNVIYFKGLWKTAFKEEDTREEPFNVTEQESRPVQMMRQNNTFRVGRVAEDKIKVLELPYTSGELSLLVLLPDDVSGLAQLENKISYDKLLEWTSPRVMEKKRVKVYLPRMKIEEKYNLTSVLISLGMTDLFSPSANLSGISSAESLRVSEAIHEAYMEVTEEGTEAGGSEVVTGDIQHSSEFEEFRADHPFLFLVKHNPSDMILIFGRFCSP, encoded by the exons ATGGGCTCCATCAGTGCAgcaaatgcagaattttgttTTGACGTATTCAAGGAGGTGAAATTGCACCGCAGCAATGACAATGtgctcttttcctccctgagcATGCTTTCAACCCTGGCCCTGGTGTATATGGGAGCAAGGGGTAAGACTCAATCCCAGATGGAGAAG GTTCTTCACTTTGATAATGTTACTGGAGATAGAGACATTTCTGACTCTCAGgtagagaa ACCTCAGTGTGGCACTGCTGAGTACATCCACAAAACATTCAAGGATCTCGTCTCAGACATCAGCAGGCAAAATGCTACTAATTCACTCAGGATTACTGACAGACTCTACATTGAGAAAACATACCCTATTCTTCAG GAATACATAAAGTGTGCAAAGAAATTCtacaaagcagagctggaagaagTTGACTtcaaaacagctgcagaagaagCCAGACAGCTCATCAATTCCTGGGTGGAGAAAGAGACAGACG GACGGATCCACAACTTCCTGGTGTCAGACTCTGTTGATCTCAATACTGCGCTGGTCTTTGTGAATGTCATTTACTTCAAAGGGCTAtggaaaactgcatttaaagaaGAAGACACTCGGGAAGAGCCTTTCAATGTGACTGAG CAAGAGAGCAGACCTGTGCAAATGATGCGTCAGAACAACACCTTCAGAGTGGGAAGAGTGGCTGAAGATAAAATTAAGGTTCTGGAGCTTCCGTACACCAGTGGAGAGCTGAGCctgttggtgctgctgcctgatgACGTCTCTGGCCTGGCACAG CTTGAGAACAAAATCAGCTATGATAAACTCCTGGAATGGACCAGTCCCAGGGTGATGGAAAAGAAGAGAGTAAAAGTGTACCTCCCACGCATGAAGATTGAGGAGAAATATAACCTCACATCTGTCCTGATATCCTTGGGCATGACTGACCTGTTCAGCCCCTCAGCCAACCTCTCTGGCATCTCTTCAGCAGAGAGCCTGAGGGTATCTGAGGCCATCCACGAGGCATACATGGAAGTCACTGAAGAGGGCACTGAGGCAGGTGGCTCAGAGGTTGTGACTGGAGACATCCAACATTCCTCTGAGTTTGAAGAGTTTAGGGCTGACCACCCATTCCTTTTCTTGGTCAAGCACAATCCAAGCGACATGATACTCATCTTTGGTAGATTTTGTTCTCCCTAA